The Calliopsis andreniformis isolate RMS-2024a chromosome 10, iyCalAndr_principal, whole genome shotgun sequence nucleotide sequence CTTGTAAATAATTAATGGCTGGCGGCTGATATTCTGACCAGCATACGAAGAGAAATTACAATCTTGGTCACGAACATTAGCACTTGTTCCTTTGGTACGTacgctggtgcacgtggctgcgGGTGAAAAAGTTCAAAAAACATATCCCGCTTTCATTTGATTTCAAAAAGAAAAGATGTCAAGTTAAACGATAATAGTTTATCTCAAAACTTCCGTCTCACATTTCGGTAAATCACGAATGCAGCGACATTATTCAATGCAAAATTATGCATAAGGtttgtataatatatatttcgGATGAAAGGTGTTATTCAAGTATCGTTTTAGGTGTTAACATGTGACGTGTTGCACGCAAGAGAAACATTAATTTCCAATGATTATGATTCTTTCGTAATGTGTATACGGTAAATGTATTATGCATATTCATTCAATAAATTTCATGAGTAAAGATACGTACATGTATCTATGTATATAATAATGTGTTATTTGGAATTGTTCCATCTAATTGCATATTCTTTTGTCGTGTAACGTGTAATttaaaacaaaagaaaaaaaaacattcTCTCTTAAATCGGATATAATTATGACTTTAAaccttttaattatttttttgttcATGCTAAATTCGGGTGCTTGTCCGCTTAAAATCTgtcttttcttttttctactTCTTATTTTTCATTCTCTTTTGATACATTCTTTCCAAAAAACAGAACTTCAATATTGAAATGCATAATAATATATCATGTTTCAACgattatttacatattattcATTAAACCCTAGGAAATTAGTAACATTCCCGAAACTTGAAGAATGCTACAATATCCAATTTTTCAAAACATGTTtagaatcattcattttacaaCGTTTTTATATCGACTTACAGTTTTTTTGCAAGTTGCATttacaaaattatattttattgttcaACTTGAAGCGTTAGTCATTAACATTACATAAATTtaacatttttatattatattatattatattatattatcgtTTATTGATGatcattgacgattaagtattgaaaactaagacAGCCACTGTAATccaataattgtaaataattttagttttctcATACATTACTAATATTTGTAACAACATATTATGTAATGCCAATAAAATTAAGGATAACTCGTCTTTTAGAAAATTCTTTGCATCATGTTTGTAAATATCAAAATCaatgtaaaatattaaaataaaacaatttaagAAGCTACAAGAATTTTAGCACGATAAGTAAATATAAGTAAATGACATTACGTATTAGTAATAATCTTCATATTAtttgtaaattatattatagtatTATTATAAGAAAAATATGACATTTAAGTAATACTGTTTTTTCTTTGATTGTCCTTAATCAAAATATGGAGATTCTAATGTATTAACTTACAAAGATCAAATTAACTTATTTCAATTAATTTGTATTCAATGGTCTTCCTCTACCTAATCCAATCATCTTTAACCGATCTTTTTCTTGAATAATTTTACCCCTTCCAATTCCCATTGAGCTGATAACTGATTCTCCATCTTCTACACATGACTCTTCGTTAGCTTCCTTTAGCATAGCTTCCGAAAAACCACGAGGAGCTCTTAGATTCTCTTTTTCAACGTTATTCCTTAAATTGAAGTTGtatagaaatataagaaaaaatacaTCTAAAAGTCAGTTTGTTATAAAAAATCGAAAATCCATTATTACTCTGAGTCCAAAGTTTTCTTAAATGTATCACTGTTATTGTCAAACGCGTATTCTTCTtcagaaaatatttttgaaCTATCATCCACTTCTAAATCCCAATTTTCTGTACAATCTATTGTACTTGATATCTCTGATTGTAACATACAGTTTTCTTTGTGGATTCCTGGGTCTAAGAGATATAATATTttcaagattattattattattataatacataATTCATACCAGAAAttatgaaaataaataaaatgaaatttaatggAAACCTGGGTACATTTCTGATTCTAACACACTACGTGTGGGACATGTAACGATATGTTCTTCTAATTCACTTTTGAACAAACGATGTGTTGCATTAAATGGACACATAACTTTGTAATGCTCAGGATAATTCTGTAACAAaggttttatttcatttttgtaAACATGTTTAATGTATGCATGTAATGTATGCATGTACGAATGTATGCATGTGCGTATGTATATCATGTaatatcataagtttcatacagtcttgatttaataagaaaatatatctttattattttttttctttaaattagtCCACTTACATTTTCACATTTAACAATGTGCTTTTGAAGACGAGATTTTGAAATTAAATGATTTTTGTCGTAAGGACAGATTACAACTGGATCAAGCAGTTTCAGgcatttatacatttttttctttaaataataaaaactgtTCCCTACAGTTCTAGTCTTTCCAATCTCTTGcaatataattaataatgaGTAAAATGAAGCAAAAGACGAAAAGGCTTTAGGTACTTCGACACATTTCCAAATTGTTTGTAACTAAATTGAATGTAAAACGAGAATCGCAATAATGACTCTTCTCGATTGTGGATAGATCGACTGATTTTAACCGTGTGATCGATACTCGAATCGGTCATTTTATTCGTCGTTCTATTGTCATTCGTATTTTGGTATTCAAAACTTTTCTAACAAACTTTAAACTTACTTTTCTTTCTTTAAAAGATGCGTAATATTGTTTTGAAATCAATTTACATCGCGAAATAAGGTTAATTTTAGTCAACTGTAATCTTGTAACGTGAGCAACACTTTTTTATAGGGACGATATTAAAACGCGTACATacttaaattaaaatttgtaccAATAAAGAAGTGATTTATTGATTGGGTCATGAACATCATTTTTTAACCAGAATCAAAAATATAATTATActataaatattatttctaaCTTCAATTAGATTTTGTACGATAAAAAGAAATGGCAAAACATCAGATTTCTAATGGGAGacagtggaactaatggtctttAACTATACATGTATTATGCACACATTTTTGCTTGCATAGATACAGAATATTAGAACAGTACATGATTAGATAATTATCGATAGATTATAAGAATTTATTGTCTTATCTTATAGATTCATCTGTTTATAAGACATGAAAATCTCAATGTCAAGTTTTGTCATGTTCTTATAGTTACAAAATTTTTAAGATATGCACGTAGTTTCGTATAAATAATGCTATTTAGAATTCTAAGCTagataaattatatttttaaataattatatgtTTAAAATTCACAATTTCTACACCGATTTTAGGTGTGAAATATTATGCTTGtagacacacatacacacacacacgcgcgcgcaCACGCACGCACACAGAAGAAATACAAATTCAAATTCTGACTTATATACTCGCCTTTGTACATATCAAAGATCATCACACTGTTAAAAAGTCATCCTTAACTGTTTATTGCATTACAAAAGTTGGTATAATATGGTACACTGAGCGAGGAATTTTATAATGTAACGTAAACGGTATTGCTTGCACAAAAATGACAGTAAAAATGACAACATTTTATGGAAAAAAAGGGAAACAAGTCTATATAGTTTAATAATCGTATAAAGTAATAGACAACTGTATTTGCAACAATTCataaaataatgaaagaaaTTTGTTTCCTACTGGGTATCAGCTGCCTATACAATTgttcaaaatgtcaaaacttTTTTTTTCACATAGTGATGCAAGGTATTCGTATGTTACAGATATGGGAGAGGATCGACGAGTAAACAAGCGATAACATATAAAATGCCCAGAAACATATTTAGTTTAGCTGTTTGTTTAGGTACACTCTGAATCATATGAGGGCTTCGAAATTGCTTTTCTATTTTAAAGGCAGTCGGTAAAGTAACTACTGGTAACAGAAACCAAACGGAATACCTTAGTGCAAGCACTACAAGTGTTACATATGGTGTGAACAATAAAAAAGCATACAAAACATGAGATACAGTGTGACCTATTAAAATAGCTAACGTTACTATTCCTGCTTTTTTGTCACTTTCCAGATCTCGTGTATTATTACTATGTAAAATAGCCTCTGTATTTAACGCAAGAGGTATTGCATAATATATTGTACCTAATTCAATGTAACCAGTCTGAGCCATGAATGCAAACAGAACTGATATTGGACCAAATATAACTAGAACGAGAACATCACCTAATGCGATGTATTTGAAACCTATTCCTCCTGTATATAGAAATGAAGAGGACAAGCCTCCAAAGTAAAGTAACGCAAGGTGTTCCATTTTTGCAGGAGATATAGTAGTTAATAAAACAACACCCAAACATCCTGCTGCATATAACAATGCACCTAATGAAACTAATTCATCTTTTGATAAAAGTTGATCTACCAATATTCTATCGTCGCTTTTTCGGCTGTCCACTCCCTTTATGTAATCAAAGTAGGTATTCACTACATTACCAGCTCCGTGTACAGAAGACACTGTAAACAACGTAAGTATAAAAGATATCCAACTAAAATTTGCCAAGCCTATTAATCTATATGCAAGTGCAGCTCCAAGAAGTGTTGGCATTAACGAGGCACTTAACGACCATGGTCGTACAGCTAAAAAGTATGAAGATAACTTCATCAATGGAGAATTCAATGTTGACAAAGTTATAGGTGAACAATTTGTGTTGTTTGACATTGATCTTCTTTCAATTTCCTTGGTAGAAACTTGAATACCATTGGACATCATATTTAACACTATGCTACAATGAGAtacataaattattgttaatgaTCACGAACAGCTTATAATTTAATTCTTCTATCAGTAATAAAGAAAATTCTGTTTTACTATTCATATTTGTGACatgttatttcaaatatttcgaaATATATGCGAAATGGAATAATAGACCTTTCTCGTTAAGTAAAATATGTACATTAACGTTcaattaataatataatttttctaGTAATTCTAGAAGAAAAGAGAGTCTCTTGTTACACAAATGTTTGTATCACCAAAACGAACGTACCTATTGTCCGTGCGAAAGATTGAAAGCTAGGTTAGAATTTCAATCATGATGAAAATTTTTCGATTCTTTGAGCGCACGAATTTTTACGTAGTTCAAATTTGAACTTTGAATTCTAAGAAAATTTTTGATTCTTCTTCTTGTATACGTTAAATGTAACGGTGACGTGTTTTCGTTAATTTGCACGTGGCGCTCTCTGAAATATTTCCTCTTTTCCATTCATAGTGCAATCAACTACACCGTTAACgatatttctatttttctaaCAAGAATTCCTAATATATATTttctttatatatataattaatcaagATTAGCTAGCgacgtatgtacatacatacgtataattatttattgcgTTCCTGCTAAATTTCCTCAACTGGGAAAGTCGTTCAGAAATCAAAAAGTCTATGAATATATGTATGTTATATAATAAAGTTATTGAAATTCGAATAGTTCATTCATCTCGATATGTTCGCAATTATACTACAGTATAATTTTCGTCACTGGAAAGTGGAGAGTGATGTCCTTTGCAGGACAGGAGATTTTAAATTAATCTTACTGTctcaaatatattgtttaattaaaaattaacattTTGTAGCACAGTTTGTCTActgaaatgaaaattgaaaatttcagtttgtattaaaaatgattgaaaaactttACATTTCTAACACAACAACGTATTGGTCAGTATTGGTCAAATCCACTTGACGGAATTCATGCAAACGGGTCGTAatgtatgcatatatacatatacgtacTAGCAAAGCGAAATCTGTTCGTTCGTTGTATGTTGTATACTGATGGTTTTGAAATTGATAAACGGTAGGGGTGAGCAGTGGTGAGCAGCAGTATAGCCAGTAATTTGAGACTTAGGTATCTTTCGACGTGTTCGAGAAGTTTCCGCAGCATTCGCGTTTACAGTTTTCTACGAGAAACTCATACACTTTCACTTGACTGAGGTATTCCGTGTCTACTTCTTCACCTTCTTTCCATCGACTATAAATTTGTTTTTCTACGAGTAATGTACGATCGATTGTTTTCCAAAATGTCCTTGTTCGGATCAGCGATGAGTGATCTTGATGACGATCCTATTTTTGGGTGAGTTCAAACAAATTCTTTCATAAATCATATCAATACCATGTTCGACGTTTGTCTACTCATACTTTACGAATGGAATCAGTTTTTTTATTTTACTGCGTACATTTGTGAAAATTTATCGATGTACGCGCATGACTGCGAAAAGTATCAAAATATGAACACTTTAAGAAAAAAGCCACCGAGCGACAAGCGAATGTTTACTTTTTCGAAGAATTCTAGCCTGTTACGTAAATTGTATTTCCAAAAATATATTCACTTTTCTTaaggattttcaaatatttattcgaAATTGTTCAATTGATGTTCAATCTTATCCTAAATTTcagatttattttacatttcaaaaacGATTtacttttgttttatattttcatttttcgttAACATGTCACACTGACGGTATGattgattaaaatttatttactcATAAAAATATGGACAAATCGAGGAGGTTTTGTTATCATCAGTTATGTTATGTTAATTGTATTAGGTTTAATTTATTTCCTTCTTGTAGGTTTCACCTGCGATCCATGAGGCACATGAACGACATGATGAACTCCCTGTTTAATGATCCATTTGGAATGATGGGTCAAAATGCTATTACTGACGGTACTCATAGGAACAGGAGTCACCAAGATAATATGCAAATGATGCCATTTGGATTTTCGAGCATACCACCATTCCCTATGGGCAGATTTTTCACAGACTTTGTAAGTAACATTATTACTATATGTATTATGGAAGAACAAAACACATGTTGTTGTTATGTTTCAGAATAACATGGCACAAGGTGGAAACTGCCACTCTTTCACTTCTACATCTGTAATGACTACAGCCAGTGGTCCTGATGGTTGTCCTCAAGTATATCAAGAAACTATGTCTACAAGAACAGCTCCAGGTGGTGTAAAGGAAACAAAGAAAACAGTGTGCGATTCACGCACAGGGCTTAAGAAGATGGCTATTGGTCATCACATTGGAGATAGAGCACACATTTTGGAGCGTGAACAGAATCTACATAGCGGAGAACAAGAAGAACGCCAAGAATTTATTAATCTTGATGAGGGTAATTATTTTCTATGCATTCCTTTTTTGACAAAACTTTCTATCTTATCAAGTAAACAGTATTTCATGAAAATGTTATTTTATAGATGAAGCAGAAACTTTCAATAATGAATGGGAATCTCGTACTCGTCGTGCGACTGGTGCAATTGGAAGTTCCCATCATGGTGTCCatggccatagaaatcatcgctCTGATCACAGGCAACTGGCTTTACCTAGTCCATCAGGAAGGTTAGTTTATTAAAtatcaaatttaaataaataaccCTAAAACATTTACTAAAGGTAGGATCATTTCTCAAGAAAAGATAAATctataaatttgaaaaattgataaaaactTGCTCTTTTTGAAATATCAATGCATGTAGCATGAAAAGTATGGTAGAAAATATgtatttaattaaatatgtatataatgGTACACATATAAATGTAGTAGTACTAGGAACTAGATGATGCtattttaaaatgaaaaataatgatAGATGTAAAGTATATTCTGTAGAGGTAGGAtctaaatgtataaaaatatgtTGCATATGATGGATGTAGGAGTATTACTGATGAATTTCAAATTTATCACAGTGTGCATAAGAAATCAAGAAGACGAACCAATAAAAAAAAGTGAACGGAGAAACGGGATCGCATCGTGTTATGTCACTTCTGCTATCTCACTTTGTGCATTCCCTATCTAAATTTTGtatcaagcataaaataaaaacacgCATAACTTGATAGTTATTTTCTTCTCTCTAGTTTCAGTATAGCATGAACTTTAGCTATATTTGGAAATAAATTGCAGTATTATTGTTATATTCGTATTCTTAGTTTTGATGTTTTTTTGTCATACTCTACCATTGCGTGAacttataatttatataatatttattcatTCATACAGATGacggtataataataataataataataataatagtaataataagttAGTTATTTTGTAGTAAATTTATAAGTTAAAAAAAAAGGAGTAGTAATGtaaaattatcaaaattttaGGTATCCTGCCTAAATGagtgtaataataaaaataaatcatgtaataaaaaaaatcgCTTCGCTTTCTGTTTCTGTTTCTTTCACTTATGCGATAAAAATATGCAAACTGAATTTCTACTTAAATTGATTATAAATTAATGAAAAGATATCCGAACGTTTTCGTAACTATAACTTTGGTTTCATTTCGGTATTCTTCTCTTACTTTTTTCTTTTGTAAATACATTGATTTACTTGTTATCTGCTTTCATAGTCGATACTCTCATTCCTCACGATGGACACCATCTAGATGTAGTTTAAGATTGCCACCTAcgtctaaaatgtataattctccTCACAGCTTGAGGTAAGTTTTACTCCTGCTTACTTCATGCTTtttagttgatttctaagtaacAAATTTCAAAAAGTGTCTATGCGTTTTTACGTAACAGTATGAAGTTACAAACATTTTCAAGAGCAACACATTGTATCGATACATTTATCTGAATGCACCTATAATGTAGTGTATGTAGCATGTGGTATTTATGAGCTATAGCAAAGGTACTTACAAGCTTTCGATTCAGTATGTATTCAATTGTGTTGTAATTGCGCTTTTCAAGAATACGTGTTTTACTAACTATTTCTTGTTTCAAGTACACTATGCGAATCTGCATTTCTGTCTCAGGTAAAATGTAAATCtgttttaaagaaatattattcGTAAAGGCTGTATTTACATATTTGTAACTTTATTTCTTATAATGTCTATAAAATGTAGTAAAAGACATTGGTATAGAATATACCATATTATGCTTTGCAGGTACGGCCGCAAATATTCATAAAGTAAAAGCATAATACACAGTGGTGAGACTTTTGCAACGTAAGTACGTtgcgttctatttatattacttGTTAATTTACAGTATGTATAACAGCCTTCCAGAGTTATTTCTTATCGTATAATTCAGAGAACAAAGTAACCATTCACTGCTATTTATTACATATTTTGCAACAGTTTTCACACATGGACTATGTATTGGCGGATTGCAACAAAACTATTTTATATACATACCATCTTTATGCAATCTTTACGTAAGCAAATAGTACATTCCGAACATTCTTCATGTTTACAGTTCTGATTCATGCGGGAATACGAAATCTGGTACTAAACCTACGCCAGGAGTATCTTCTACAAATGCAATAAGAAACCGAAAACGTGAACGGACACCGGATGCTCAAGTTTGCAAAAAGCGATACTCTGTGTCACATAGTGATGTTTAGATCGTCTATTAAAATCGTTTCAACTATATCTTCTGGATAACAATGCGAAACTTCGGTAAAGCTGATCTTGTTCAAACAATCGCTAATAACACACATACAAAcactatatatattatactCAATCCGTTAAATGTTTATCTCAAAATAACATGTTTCGATAcatgtttatttatttaaacaaaTTGCTTATTTTGAACTTCTCTCTCTAAATGAAGAATTAATCTTTACTCAAAGTGTACCACACATCTATTTATCGAAGTTTTATCGCAGTTACTTTCCCACTTTCTATTTAGACGTACCATTTCTTAGGATCTCTGCAAATGAAATATACATATCTGCAGATCCAGTGAAATAACATATAACAAAGCATACGAGAAATACTTTAATGGAatagtataaaaaatatataattttcagTTCGATAATGAATACGAATGAGCATACTGTTGAAGAACTGTTAGAGAATTATTTCTTACAAGATCGTTTGTTTTCAAAAATTAGTCGATGCTGACATACATTTCTAAGTTCTTAGATTAAGTTTAACAGTGATTCATAATTTATATTAATCGGattaattgttatgattattaaccgCAAATGTACGGATTTTAAATGGACTACTATTCGCCAATAGCACACGGTGATTCTCAGAGATCGTCATTTAAATATCGGTCGACCGTGTCCAACGCAGTTTAGCTTCGGTGATCCAGTGGGAACCGGTGCTTTCTGTATGGTATGTCTAAGCAGCCGTTGGCgagttttttttcttttattttcaaaaattgcTTTTGGTCCCTTTATATTATGTACCAATATATTCGAACTCGGGAATATATTTGGTAAAATATGTATAACGCAATGCCAAATATGCAGTAGGAATAAAGCAACATATTTTGAGGTAGTGTCTGTATCAATAAATGGATAACAATGTAATAATTCTTATCATTGTTTATTGGAATAAAAATGATAGATTTAGTATAACTCAGGCCCCATTTTTAATGCTAAAACAGAAAGTTGAATACAAATCACCCATAATACCAGAATGTTCAGTCA carries:
- the LOC143184418 gene encoding uncharacterized protein LOC143184418 → MYKCLKLLDPVVICPYDKNHLISKSRLQKHIVKCENNYPEHYKVMCPFNATHRLFKSELEEHIVTCPTRSVLESEMYPDPGIHKENCMLQSEISSTIDCTENWDLEVDDSSKIFSEEEYAFDNNSDTFKKTLDSENNVEKENLRAPRGFSEAMLKEANEESCVEDGESVISSMGIGRGKIIQEKDRLKMIGLGRGRPLNTN
- the Heix gene encoding ubiA prenyltransferase domain-containing heix, which gives rise to MMSNGIQVSTKEIERRSMSNNTNCSPITLSTLNSPLMKLSSYFLAVRPWSLSASLMPTLLGAALAYRLIGLANFSWISFILTLFTVSSVHGAGNVVNTYFDYIKGVDSRKSDDRILVDQLLSKDELVSLGALLYAAGCLGVVLLTTISPAKMEHLALLYFGGLSSSFLYTGGIGFKYIALGDVLVLVIFGPISVLFAFMAQTGYIELGTIYYAIPLALNTEAILHSNNTRDLESDKKAGIVTLAILIGHTVSHVLYAFLLFTPYVTLVVLALRYSVWFLLPVVTLPTAFKIEKQFRSPHMIQSVPKQTAKLNMFLGILYVIACLLVDPLPYL
- the Mlf gene encoding myeloid leukemia factor isoform X1; translated protein: MYDRLFSKMSLFGSAMSDLDDDPIFGFHLRSMRHMNDMMNSLFNDPFGMMGQNAITDGTHRNRSHQDNMQMMPFGFSSIPPFPMGRFFTDFNNMAQGGNCHSFTSTSVMTTASGPDGCPQVYQETMSTRTAPGGVKETKKTVCDSRTGLKKMAIGHHIGDRAHILEREQNLHSGEQEERQEFINLDEDEAETFNNEWESRTRRATGAIGSSHHGVHGHRNHRSDHRQLALPSPSGSRYSHSSRWTPSRCSLRLPPTSKMYNSPHSLSSDSCGNTKSGTKPTPGVSSTNAIRNRKRERTPDAQVCKKRYSVSHSDV
- the Mlf gene encoding myeloid leukemia factor isoform X4; translated protein: MYDRLFSKMSLFGSAMSDLDDDPIFGFHLRSMRHMNDMMNSLFNDPFGMMGQNAITDGTHRNRSHQDNMQMMPFGFSSIPPFPMGRFFTDFNNMAQGGNCHSFTSTSVMTTASGPDGCPQVYQETMSTRTAPGGVKETKKTVCDSRTGLKKMAIGHHIGDRAHILEREQNLHSGEQEERQEFINLDEDEAETFNNEWESRTRRATGAIGSSHHGVHGHRNHRSDHRQLALPSPSGSRYSHSSRWTPSRCSLRLPPTSKMYNSPHSLRYGRKYS
- the Mlf gene encoding myeloid leukemia factor isoform X3 — protein: MYDRLFSKMSLFGSAMSDLDDDPIFGFHLRSMRHMNDMMNSLFNDPFGMMGQNAITDGTHRNRSHQDNMQMMPFGFSSIPPFPMGRFFTDFNNMAQGGNCHSFTSTSVMTTASGPDGCPQVYQETMSTRTAPGGVKETKKTVCDSRTGLKKMAIGHHIGDRAHILEREQNLHSGEQEERQEFINLDEDEAETFNNEWESRTRRATGAIGSSHHGVHGHRNHRSDHRQLALPSPSGSSDSCGNTKSGTKPTPGVSSTNAIRNRKRERTPDAQVCKKRYSVSHSDV
- the Mlf gene encoding myeloid leukemia factor isoform X2, whose translation is MSDLDDDPIFGFHLRSMRHMNDMMNSLFNDPFGMMGQNAITDGTHRNRSHQDNMQMMPFGFSSIPPFPMGRFFTDFNNMAQGGNCHSFTSTSVMTTASGPDGCPQVYQETMSTRTAPGGVKETKKTVCDSRTGLKKMAIGHHIGDRAHILEREQNLHSGEQEERQEFINLDEDEAETFNNEWESRTRRATGAIGSSHHGVHGHRNHRSDHRQLALPSPSGSRYSHSSRWTPSRCSLRLPPTSKMYNSPHSLSSDSCGNTKSGTKPTPGVSSTNAIRNRKRERTPDAQVCKKRYSVSHSDV